Proteins from one Podarcis raffonei isolate rPodRaf1 chromosome 1, rPodRaf1.pri, whole genome shotgun sequence genomic window:
- the CYSRT1 gene encoding cysteine-rich tail protein 1, translating into MDRGLTVENPYASVSLPRARLPGSFLKYYLGEDCTPDTVLSDPSSCCTSSVQEKEREATLQGVPPNAPWGTQRISTQESWAQPYNPYASLKMPQQGSPQPFHWKSQQEGCCCCSCFRKCCPCCCRKCACVIS; encoded by the coding sequence ATGGATCGCGGGCTGACTGTTGAAAACCCCTACGCCAGCGTGAGCCTCCCTCGTGCCCGGCTCCCAGGCAGCTTCCTGAAGTATTACCTGGGTGAGGACTGCACCCCAGACACAGTTCTCTCTGACCCCAGCAGCTGCTGTACTTCCTCGGtgcaggagaaggagagggaggccACTCTGCAGGGGGTGCCACCCAATGCCCCCTGGGGCACGCAGAGGATCTCGACGCAGGAATCGTGGGCCCAGCCTTACAACCCCTATGCCAGCCTCAAGATGCCCCAACAGGGCTCTCCACAACCCTTCCACTGGAAGAGCCAGcaggagggctgctgctgctgctcctgtttcAGAAAATGCTGCCCCTGCTGCTGCAGGAAATGCGCCTGCGTCATCTCCTAA